Proteins encoded within one genomic window of Nitrospira sp.:
- a CDS encoding c-type cytochrome: protein MRATCVAMLVLFTLLVTWPMATYATEHETPRAPEPFLKMTNPVPHTTDTLQEAKSLYENRCSKCHGSNGDGKGSATKDMDVKPRNYTAKSLMETIPDGQLFWIICYGSDPDITEMKGYKKKLSDEQMWSLVHYIRSFAR from the coding sequence ATGAGGGCAACTTGTGTAGCTATGTTAGTGCTCTTCACGCTGCTCGTGACGTGGCCCATGGCAACTTACGCCACGGAACATGAGACTCCGAGGGCACCGGAACCATTCCTCAAGATGACCAATCCGGTCCCCCATACCACCGACACGCTGCAAGAGGCCAAAAGCCTCTACGAGAACCGATGCAGCAAGTGCCACGGCTCCAATGGGGATGGCAAAGGATCCGCCACCAAGGACATGGACGTCAAACCAAGAAATTACACGGCCAAATCCCTGATGGAAACGATACCGGACGGACAGTTGTTCTGGATTATCTGCTATGGCAGCGATCCGGACATCACAGAAATGAAGGGATACAAGAAGAAGCTCTCGGACGAGCAGATGTGGAGTCTCGTGCACTATATTCGGTCTTTTGCACGGTAG